AAAGCGTCACGAAGGTACAAATGATGGCACAAAACGTCGGCAGCCTGAAGGAAAACAACTTTGTATCGGTTTCGGGCAAAAAAATCGGTGTTGTATCGAAAATGGACTTCCTCAACCGTAACGACTCGCTGTATGTTCTTGTTGAAATGCGCCTGGAGGAAGAATTCGCCCCCATTGTCACAAAAGATTCCAAGGCCCGCATTATTTCGCTCGGAATTCTCGGGGATAAATATGTCGATATCACAACCGGCACAGGAAAACCGGTCGAAGAAGGTGATTTCATCACGCTCGACGAAAGTGAAACTGGCCTGGACAACCTTACCGCTACCGCCGGGGAAGCAATAGGCCAGATCAATACATTGCTCGACAATATCAATAACGGGAAAGGGCCTCTGGCCAAATTGCTTGGTTCGGAAAAAATGGCGGGTGACCTTGAAAAAACAATGGAGAACCTGAAAACAGTATCGGCAG
This is a stretch of genomic DNA from Prosthecochloris marina. It encodes these proteins:
- a CDS encoding MlaD family protein, with translation MRNPNTLKWSDLKTGIFFVIGLGLAAYIGLVVGKNSSLFKSVTKVQMMAQNVGSLKENNFVSVSGKKIGVVSKMDFLNRNDSLYVLVEMRLEEEFAPIVTKDSKARIISLGILGDKYVDITTGTGKPVEEGDFITLDESETGLDNLTATAGEAIGQINTLLDNINNGKGPLAKLLGSEKMAGDLEKTMENLKTVSAELTVFTRELQNGKGLLPKLINDKNFASETEDTIINIKQVAARTDSLMQKLNSEEGTIGQLHSNPALYSNLNESLADLDSLLIDLKENPKRYVRFSLF